The Malus domestica chromosome 13, GDT2T_hap1 genome includes a window with the following:
- the LOC103453013 gene encoding uncharacterized protein produces the protein MDHSQSHPNPKQSNPSPPQPPPLHADVEGDDDNVKQLNQCSVLYLSLQDCLVKTDRNWKSCQPEVQALKACNERRKK, from the exons ATGGACCATTCCCAGTCCCACCCGAATCCAAAACAAAGCAACCCGTCACCGCCGCAACCACCACCTCTCCACGCAGACGTAGAAGGCGACGACGACAATGTAAAACAGCTCAACCAATGCTCTGTTCTCTACCTCTCCTTACAG GATTGCCTTGTTAAGACCGACAGGAATTGGAAATCTTGTCAACCAG AAGTTCAGGCCTTGAAGGCATGCAACGAGAGGAGGAAGaaatga